A genomic segment from Gemmatimonadota bacterium encodes:
- a CDS encoding M1 family metallopeptidase encodes MVCAHRFLPLLLLAISTELAAQSRESTVADSSPFRPLPLAAPNDVRSGAGRPGHAYWQQRADYRISATLDPAANRLTGRETIHYVNKSPDRLPYLWLFVEQNLCAPESVTNQLNQPPLVFLGSTFDFSCQGFKGGITLESVSTRGVAIAPVIQGTTMRLDLPRALSAGDSIDIALAWHFDVPPMGGGRMGHDGSLYEIAQWYPRMAVYDDVKGWNHEPYIGAGEFYLEYGKFDVSLTVPATHIVAATGQLRNPETVLTATQRSRLAQARRSETAVAIVTKDEVGNASKTRPTSAGTLTWHFTADSVRDFAFAAGPAFRWDASGYDGILIETLYRISADKWEEANRMARETIKYFSEQWYRYPYSHATTIEGPIEGMEYPMLTFVPNGPTREDTHWVVAHEFGHEWFPMIVGSNERLYPWMDEGFNTFIDLANAAKYFKGTAYGDSIEVHPLHLYPDHAIAGAEQPLINKPTEVRDLFWGGYQKPALMMQTLRYQVLGKERFDAAFREYIRTWAFKHPTPTDFFRLMRDQSGMELDWFWRGWVFTTARLDQSVDSVTRRPDGGSEVHLSNRGAMVMPATLTLTFADGTSRTVSLPVEMWNLGDRFMYRVPGTASVVAAEVDAARMLPDTDRKNNRWGRTP; translated from the coding sequence ATGGTATGTGCGCACCGCTTCCTTCCGCTCCTGCTCCTCGCGATCTCAACAGAACTTGCCGCCCAGAGCCGCGAATCGACCGTCGCTGACTCATCGCCGTTCCGGCCCTTGCCGCTTGCCGCGCCGAACGACGTACGCTCCGGCGCCGGGCGCCCTGGTCACGCTTACTGGCAGCAGCGCGCCGACTACCGGATATCCGCGACACTCGATCCCGCCGCGAACCGACTCACTGGGCGCGAGACGATTCACTACGTCAACAAGTCGCCGGATCGCCTCCCCTATCTCTGGCTCTTCGTGGAGCAGAATCTCTGCGCGCCGGAATCAGTCACCAACCAGCTGAATCAGCCGCCACTGGTCTTCCTCGGCAGCACCTTCGATTTCTCTTGCCAGGGGTTCAAGGGCGGGATCACGCTGGAATCCGTGAGCACCCGCGGTGTCGCGATCGCCCCAGTGATCCAGGGTACCACGATGCGACTCGACCTGCCGCGGGCCCTCTCGGCCGGCGACAGCATCGACATCGCGCTGGCGTGGCATTTCGATGTGCCGCCGATGGGCGGCGGCCGGATGGGACACGACGGGTCGCTCTACGAAATCGCGCAGTGGTATCCGCGGATGGCGGTCTACGACGACGTGAAGGGCTGGAACCACGAGCCCTACATCGGTGCGGGCGAGTTCTACCTGGAGTACGGCAAGTTCGACGTCTCGCTCACGGTGCCGGCTACGCACATCGTCGCGGCCACGGGGCAGCTTCGCAATCCCGAGACGGTGCTGACGGCCACACAGCGAAGTCGGCTGGCACAGGCGCGGCGATCCGAAACAGCGGTGGCTATCGTCACCAAGGATGAAGTCGGCAACGCTTCGAAGACTCGCCCGACCTCCGCCGGGACGCTCACCTGGCACTTCACGGCCGACAGCGTTCGCGACTTCGCGTTCGCCGCGGGCCCGGCGTTCCGCTGGGATGCCAGCGGCTACGACGGTATCCTGATCGAGACGCTCTACCGGATATCGGCCGACAAATGGGAAGAAGCCAACCGGATGGCGCGGGAAACGATCAAGTACTTCAGTGAACAGTGGTACCGCTATCCCTACTCCCACGCCACGACCATTGAGGGGCCGATCGAGGGAATGGAGTATCCGATGCTCACCTTCGTCCCCAATGGTCCGACGCGCGAGGATACCCACTGGGTGGTCGCGCACGAGTTCGGCCACGAGTGGTTTCCGATGATCGTGGGGAGCAACGAACGGCTCTACCCGTGGATGGATGAAGGGTTCAACACCTTCATCGATCTCGCGAATGCCGCGAAGTATTTCAAAGGTACTGCCTACGGTGATAGCATCGAGGTGCACCCGTTGCATCTCTATCCGGACCACGCGATCGCCGGCGCCGAGCAGCCGCTGATCAACAAGCCGACCGAAGTCCGCGATCTCTTCTGGGGCGGCTACCAGAAGCCCGCGCTGATGATGCAGACGCTTCGCTATCAGGTGCTCGGGAAGGAACGCTTCGATGCCGCGTTCCGGGAATACATCCGGACCTGGGCGTTCAAGCATCCGACCCCGACCGATTTTTTCCGGCTGATGCGCGACCAGAGCGGCATGGAGCTCGACTGGTTCTGGCGTGGCTGGGTCTTCACGACCGCGCGCCTCGATCAGTCGGTCGATTCGGTGACGCGTCGCCCCGATGGCGGAAGCGAAGTGCACCTCTCCAATCGGGGTGCGATGGTGATGCCGGCGACGCTGACCCTCACGTTCGCCGACGGCACGAGCCGGACAGTCTCTCTGCCCGTGGAGATGTGGAACCTCGGCGATCGATTCATGTATCGCGTTCCGGGAACGGCGAGTGTGGTGGCGGCCGAGGTGGATGCGGCGCGAATGCTGCCCGACACCGACCGGAAGAACAACCGCTGGGGTCGGACGCCGTGA
- a CDS encoding alkaline phosphatase family protein, whose product MIRPGALLGLALVPLSLAAQVRRPTVWADHVILITLDGVRHQDLFGGADSILMANPKSAGIADTADFRKRWWRATGEERRRLVMPFLWDSLVPRGMILGADPLNPTLSTNGLKFSAPGYQEIFTGKAQPDVTSNADRRYAHRTIFDVVRAATPRTVPGGATAVAAFVSWDVQGRLVSSDSGTAIVSAALEPLPTEARFGSGAVLEKLQGRIGYPDAGMRYDAITHTLALEYLLRYHPRLLHIGLGETDEEAHHAQYPRLLNALHTADDQMRELWQAVQADPVLRNRTAIFITTDHGRGSTPADWSDHGQDVVGADRVWIVGVGVGVPTSGVVKGFGGHQGAVATTLLYLLGIDPSQLGEGVERSLIDRVPSSNYPGLKSRW is encoded by the coding sequence GTGATTCGGCCAGGCGCGCTGCTCGGGCTCGCCCTGGTACCGCTGTCACTGGCGGCGCAGGTGCGCCGACCGACGGTATGGGCCGACCATGTCATCCTCATCACCCTCGATGGAGTCCGACATCAGGACCTCTTCGGCGGCGCCGACTCGATCCTGATGGCGAATCCGAAGTCGGCCGGCATTGCCGACACCGCCGATTTCCGGAAACGGTGGTGGCGTGCCACCGGCGAGGAGCGGCGTCGACTGGTCATGCCGTTTCTCTGGGATTCGCTGGTGCCGCGCGGGATGATCCTGGGGGCGGACCCACTCAATCCGACGTTGAGCACCAACGGCCTCAAGTTCTCGGCGCCTGGCTATCAGGAGATCTTCACCGGGAAGGCCCAGCCCGACGTCACCAGCAACGCTGACCGACGCTATGCCCATCGGACGATCTTCGATGTGGTGCGCGCTGCCACGCCGCGCACTGTGCCGGGCGGCGCGACCGCGGTGGCGGCCTTCGTCTCCTGGGATGTCCAGGGGCGACTGGTCTCAAGCGATTCAGGCACAGCGATTGTCAGCGCCGCCCTCGAGCCGCTCCCGACGGAGGCACGCTTCGGGTCGGGAGCGGTGCTCGAGAAACTTCAGGGTCGTATCGGTTATCCGGATGCGGGAATGCGCTACGACGCCATCACCCACACCCTCGCGCTCGAGTACCTGCTCCGTTATCACCCGCGATTGTTGCATATCGGGCTTGGCGAGACCGACGAGGAGGCACATCACGCCCAGTACCCGCGCCTGCTCAACGCGCTCCACACGGCAGACGACCAAATGCGCGAGCTCTGGCAGGCGGTCCAGGCCGATCCGGTGTTACGCAATCGAACCGCGATCTTCATCACCACCGATCATGGCCGAGGTAGTACTCCTGCGGACTGGAGCGATCACGGCCAGGATGTCGTCGGTGCCGACCGGGTCTGGATTGTCGGGGTGGGTGTCGGCGTGCCGACGTCCGGTGTCGTCAAGGGATTCGGTGGCCATCAGGGTGCGGTCGCCACAACGTTGCTCTATCTCCTGGGCATTGATCCGTCGCAACTCGGTGAAGGTGTCGAGCGGTCGCTGATCGATCGCGTGCCCTCTTCCAATTATCCCGGGCTCAAGTCCCGCTGGTAA
- a CDS encoding alkaline phosphatase family protein, with protein sequence MMLPIRTAGVLVAIALAGCRAGAPGTAGAPDALGNAARLPTGRALDPAGVSHPLGSLPLTILRAPDSGYVVVLSGFNEQGVQVLNNDGTVRQTLLQQAAFLGAVFSPDGKTLYVSGGNQDVVYRYQWNAGRATLADSLILAAKEPKAAGKRYPAGLGLSPDGRFLYVAENLADSLAVFDVASGRILRRLPTGRYPYGVAVAPNGDVFVSPWNGDAVLAFNGWGGTMEQVASIPAGRHPSALLLNPQGTRLFVTSASTDRITVIDAASYTRLGELRDPPPEGPEEGSTPNGLSLSADGTRLFVAEGDANAVAVFDLSAKLSGVASATGNDLLQGRIPAEWYPTATIATGDTLLITNGKGRGTRANPDGPGPRLSEEFKGSTKNSTQAQVSGSVTLSLTARLDRAGLAPYSARVARANLWNAPSSARKRYPPIEHVVYIIKENRTYDQVLGDLRQADGDTSLVYFGRANSPNHHALAERFGIYDRFFVNAEVSPDGHNWSMAAYTTDYLQKTLPSNYSSRGRSYDYEGTNRGWGPDHEIDDDVNEPASGYLWDLASRKGITFRNYGEFVIGEGMDRDKLPAGYTGLKPFLKSHTNTKFPAYDLGIPDQQRADIWLEEFAEHVKAGVMPQLEIVRLPNDHTQGLRANAPSPRAMMADNDLALGRIIAALSHSPFWRSTVVFVLEDDAQNGPDHVDSHRSPMMVISPWAGGGVLHRYTNTTDVLRTIEELLGLDALSQFDHYGRPLREIWRNSPDLAPYDVLTPAVPLTEKNPSRGAGAAASARLELDVEDRADEDVFNRILWLAAKGPSRRYPGIHRMSLLEGIRSR encoded by the coding sequence ATGATGCTGCCGATCCGGACCGCTGGCGTGCTCGTCGCCATTGCTCTCGCAGGGTGCCGCGCCGGAGCTCCCGGTACCGCGGGCGCCCCCGACGCGCTCGGCAACGCCGCACGCCTCCCCACGGGACGCGCGCTCGACCCTGCGGGCGTGTCGCACCCGCTTGGTTCGTTGCCGCTCACCATCCTGCGTGCGCCCGACAGCGGCTACGTGGTGGTGTTGAGCGGCTTCAATGAACAGGGCGTGCAGGTCCTCAACAACGACGGCACCGTCCGCCAGACGCTGCTGCAGCAGGCCGCCTTTCTCGGGGCCGTGTTCTCGCCCGACGGCAAGACGCTCTACGTGAGTGGCGGCAACCAGGACGTGGTCTACCGCTATCAGTGGAACGCCGGGCGCGCGACGCTCGCCGACTCGTTGATTCTTGCGGCCAAGGAACCGAAGGCGGCAGGGAAGCGCTACCCGGCGGGCCTCGGGCTCTCGCCCGACGGTCGATTCCTCTATGTCGCCGAAAACCTCGCGGACTCGCTGGCCGTGTTTGACGTCGCGAGTGGCCGGATCTTGCGCCGCCTCCCGACGGGGCGCTACCCGTATGGCGTCGCCGTCGCGCCGAACGGCGACGTCTTCGTCTCACCCTGGAATGGTGATGCGGTGCTCGCCTTCAACGGGTGGGGTGGCACGATGGAGCAGGTCGCATCCATTCCGGCAGGCCGCCATCCGTCGGCGTTGCTACTCAACCCTCAGGGGACTCGCCTCTTTGTCACCTCGGCGAGCACCGATCGGATCACCGTCATCGACGCCGCGAGCTATACTCGCCTCGGCGAGTTGCGTGATCCGCCTCCCGAAGGACCAGAGGAAGGGAGCACGCCGAACGGGCTCTCCCTGTCTGCCGATGGCACCCGCCTCTTCGTCGCGGAAGGCGATGCCAATGCGGTGGCGGTGTTTGATCTCTCAGCGAAACTCTCCGGAGTCGCATCGGCCACCGGCAACGATCTGCTTCAGGGCAGGATTCCCGCCGAGTGGTATCCCACGGCAACGATTGCGACTGGCGACACGCTGCTGATCACCAATGGCAAGGGGCGGGGCACTCGGGCGAACCCCGACGGCCCCGGGCCGCGACTCTCCGAGGAATTCAAGGGAAGCACGAAGAACTCGACCCAGGCGCAGGTCTCGGGAAGCGTGACGTTGAGCCTCACGGCGCGTCTCGATCGTGCCGGGCTGGCTCCCTACTCGGCACGCGTCGCCCGCGCCAATCTCTGGAATGCACCCTCAAGCGCTCGCAAGCGCTACCCGCCGATCGAGCACGTGGTCTATATCATCAAGGAGAACCGGACCTACGATCAGGTCCTTGGCGACTTGCGACAGGCCGACGGCGACACGTCGCTGGTCTACTTCGGTCGGGCGAACTCGCCGAATCATCACGCACTCGCGGAGCGGTTCGGCATCTACGACCGCTTCTTCGTGAATGCGGAAGTGAGCCCCGACGGTCACAACTGGTCGATGGCCGCCTACACCACCGACTATTTGCAGAAGACGCTGCCGTCGAACTACTCGAGCCGCGGGCGGAGCTACGACTACGAAGGGACCAATCGCGGCTGGGGCCCCGACCACGAAATCGATGACGACGTCAACGAACCGGCGAGCGGATATCTGTGGGACCTCGCCAGTCGCAAGGGGATCACCTTTCGCAATTACGGCGAGTTCGTGATTGGCGAGGGGATGGATCGCGACAAGCTCCCCGCGGGATACACCGGCCTCAAGCCGTTCCTCAAGAGCCACACCAACACGAAGTTCCCGGCGTATGACCTGGGGATTCCCGACCAGCAACGGGCCGACATCTGGCTCGAAGAGTTCGCCGAGCACGTCAAGGCCGGGGTGATGCCCCAACTCGAGATCGTGCGGCTCCCCAACGATCACACCCAGGGGCTGCGGGCGAACGCACCGTCCCCGCGCGCGATGATGGCCGACAACGACCTGGCACTCGGACGAATCATTGCGGCACTTTCGCATTCGCCCTTCTGGCGCAGCACGGTGGTGTTCGTACTCGAGGACGACGCCCAGAACGGACCGGATCACGTCGACAGCCATCGCTCCCCGATGATGGTGATTTCCCCGTGGGCGGGGGGCGGTGTCCTGCATCGCTACACCAACACCACTGACGTCCTTCGCACCATCGAGGAACTGCTCGGCCTCGACGCGCTGTCGCAGTTCGATCACTACGGCCGGCCGCTTCGCGAAATCTGGCGGAACTCGCCCGACCTCGCGCCGTATGATGTGCTCACGCCGGCGGTCCCACTTACCGAGAAGAATCCTTCACGCGGCGCCGGCGCCGCCGCATCGGCCCGGCTCGAACTTGACGTGGAAGACCGTGCCGACGAGGATGTCTTCAACCGCATCCTCTGGCTCGCCGCCAAGGGACCATCACGTCGCTACCCGGGGATTCACCGGATGTCACTTCTTGAAGGGATTCGAAGTCGGTGA
- a CDS encoding ABC transporter ATP-binding protein: MSVAVRLRDVQKTYAGSPPVTALAGISLEVTAGTIYGLLGPNGAGKTTTIGVCTTRVRATAGTAEVAGLQLGNADVEIRRRIGVAAQAITLDRACTVQENLYYHCRYFGMNRHDALARAAELLERFRIADRRDALPSQLSGGLAQRAQVARAIAHRPEVLFLDEPTAGLDPQSRLALWDLVRGLRDEGITIVLTTHYMEEADRLCERVAIVDHGRILVEGTPEEIKRDAGGAAVIDVAFGGERAAARAAVAAMPGVQEVQETERGLRMVVAADGAVVPRVVAALAGYHLTDLKVAEPSLETVFIRLTGRDIRE; encoded by the coding sequence GTGAGCGTCGCAGTCCGATTGCGGGATGTGCAGAAGACTTATGCCGGCTCCCCGCCGGTAACCGCGCTTGCAGGAATCTCCCTCGAAGTCACCGCCGGAACGATCTACGGTCTCCTCGGGCCCAACGGGGCGGGGAAGACCACCACCATCGGCGTCTGTACGACTCGCGTGCGCGCCACGGCAGGGACGGCCGAAGTAGCCGGACTTCAGCTTGGAAACGCCGATGTGGAGATCCGCCGGCGGATCGGCGTTGCAGCACAGGCGATCACGCTCGATCGCGCGTGTACCGTGCAGGAAAATCTCTACTACCACTGCCGCTACTTCGGAATGAACCGCCACGATGCGCTGGCGCGCGCGGCCGAGTTGCTCGAACGCTTCCGCATCGCCGACCGACGCGACGCCCTGCCGAGCCAGCTCTCCGGTGGACTGGCGCAACGCGCGCAGGTCGCGCGGGCGATCGCGCATCGTCCCGAGGTGCTCTTCCTCGATGAACCGACTGCCGGTCTCGATCCGCAGTCGCGGCTCGCGCTCTGGGACTTGGTGCGCGGACTGCGCGACGAAGGGATCACCATCGTGCTCACCACCCACTACATGGAAGAGGCAGATCGGCTCTGCGAGCGCGTGGCGATCGTCGACCACGGTAGAATCCTGGTCGAAGGGACGCCTGAGGAAATCAAGCGCGATGCCGGCGGTGCAGCGGTGATCGATGTTGCTTTCGGTGGGGAACGTGCCGCAGCACGCGCTGCGGTCGCGGCGATGCCCGGGGTGCAGGAAGTGCAGGAAACCGAGCGAGGGTTGCGGATGGTGGTGGCGGCCGATGGCGCCGTGGTGCCGCGCGTGGTGGCGGCGCTCGCTGGGTATCACCTCACCGACCTCAAGGTCGCCGAGCCTTCGCTCGAGACCGTCTTCATCCGGCTCACTGGGCGCGACATCCGTGAGTGA
- a CDS encoding ABC transporter permease, producing MSDARSSLMASVLGLWARDFRVLRREWLPFFLRTIMNPLLTVFVFTYVLPRSGQHLPIAAGAMNFATVLVPGLVAVAMVFTGVSAVALPLSIELGATREIEDRVLAPVPLYTVPLAKVAFGAFQGMLAGAAIFPIVMILPATDVHVRVASWPLLALFLFLASWTAASLGLFLGTAVRPAQIGLMFAVILTPITFLGCVYYPWASLGAIPWLQYGVLVNPLVYMSEGLRIALTPDVPHMIPLAAAGMLALLATFLTTMGVRGFVRRVVA from the coding sequence GTGAGTGACGCCCGCTCCTCCCTGATGGCCTCGGTACTTGGCCTCTGGGCGCGCGACTTCCGCGTGTTGCGCCGCGAGTGGTTGCCGTTCTTCCTGCGCACCATCATGAACCCGTTGCTCACGGTGTTCGTCTTTACCTACGTCCTGCCGCGAAGTGGCCAGCACCTGCCGATCGCCGCTGGCGCGATGAACTTCGCCACCGTGCTTGTCCCCGGACTCGTGGCGGTCGCGATGGTATTCACCGGCGTCTCGGCGGTGGCGCTGCCGCTCTCGATCGAGCTTGGCGCCACGCGTGAAATTGAAGACCGCGTCCTCGCGCCCGTGCCGCTCTACACCGTGCCGCTCGCCAAGGTCGCGTTCGGCGCATTTCAGGGAATGCTCGCCGGTGCCGCAATCTTTCCGATCGTGATGATCCTGCCAGCCACCGACGTGCACGTCCGTGTCGCGAGCTGGCCGCTGCTGGCACTCTTCCTTTTCCTCGCGAGCTGGACCGCGGCATCGCTCGGCCTCTTCCTCGGGACCGCGGTGCGCCCGGCGCAGATCGGCCTGATGTTCGCGGTGATCCTCACGCCGATCACCTTCCTCGGCTGCGTCTACTATCCGTGGGCGTCACTCGGCGCGATTCCGTGGCTGCAATACGGCGTGCTGGTGAATCCGCTGGTGTACATGAGTGAGGGGCTGCGCATCGCCCTCACGCCCGACGTGCCGCATATGATTCCGCTCGCCGCGGCGGGGATGCTGGCGCTGCTGGCGACCTTCCTGACTACCATGGGCGTGCGCGGCTTCGTGCGGCGGGTGGTGGCGTAG